A single region of the Bacteroidota bacterium genome encodes:
- a CDS encoding TlpA family protein disulfide reductase: MHVIATLLICLITQNAWQAQGTSLGPVLLPIDENGFNALREKSKGRVLVLNFWATWCKPCVEEFPEFLKLQKRHSEKGLDVVFISIDDDSRARQKVTSFLRRLNVTDASYIKETDDDEKFINAMNPRWSGGVPATFIYNRKGELVTMKVEELEKSELERLVLPLLQK, from the coding sequence ATGCACGTCATCGCGACTCTCCTGATCTGTCTGATAACGCAGAATGCTTGGCAGGCGCAGGGCACAAGCCTTGGGCCTGTTTTGCTGCCCATTGACGAAAATGGATTCAATGCATTGCGCGAGAAATCGAAGGGGAGAGTCCTTGTCTTGAATTTCTGGGCAACGTGGTGCAAGCCGTGTGTCGAAGAATTTCCTGAATTCCTCAAACTGCAGAAGAGACATTCAGAGAAGGGGCTTGACGTGGTTTTCATATCGATTGATGACGACTCAAGAGCCAGACAGAAGGTGACCTCCTTTCTGCGTCGACTGAACGTTACGGACGCATCATACATCAAGGAAACCGATGACGATGAAAAATTCATCAATGCGATGAATCCCCGGTGGAGCGGCGGCGTTCCGGCAACGTTCATCTATAACCGCAAGGGGGAACTTGTGACCATGAAGGTTGAAGAGTTGGAGAAATCGGAACTGGAGCGCCTTGTTCTGCCCCTCCTTCAGAAGTGA